In Crassostrea angulata isolate pt1a10 chromosome 6, ASM2561291v2, whole genome shotgun sequence, a genomic segment contains:
- the LOC128189030 gene encoding SR-related and CTD-associated factor 4-like, with protein sequence MVIQREEQILVRRRVLYIGSSVPLETTEGLEAIQQPLRDRYPVGDNAQIQGIDAWVNILPSGIRMQYVRDASTVIEFPIFSLTLCAAVRQVRSVNGATGEMTSKFVSLTSQQAGGANSKNPAIFTAITRRTKGRKVLECHGFLCANDHDALELVKATKFIDAKYKQRGTTSNRSSFVAPSHPTQIPQPQSGRVEKIVNGGSGILNGNVPNGNMKADLHPSGFNDVRLQTGEVVESVKDAAPEFYDTVPTTGYFYSGANTEVKKYNIEKLGEKAYSDIGPSRTPRPIQQRPQHPTISARGGPMPPPMVIPGPRMMGPPGRHPMMVPPPPGRPIMVGPRARFFSPPPPMIRRPMYGGPPPPPGAMMYGPPPPPIYVRRPKQRPRSGSRSNSSSSGSERGRDPDDTFAKRMANGNSDSGSDISGYRPPTPPRDYEMNLEDRKRERLSRRDKHERRRRRSRSPPEGRGPQRMMYPGYPPAPFMHPVYGPIYPTIYGYGRSRSVPPPMRYPTDAKPSKKKEKKNKKKNRNNAPPPETGFGGYTSEIPFGAFPAPGPYDSQLRRPRDFRREENQFLNEKSFSQSMKEQTRVSKGNPNGDHYPTAYELNNAGNDDDRQIESEFIY encoded by the coding sequence ATGGTAATTCAAAGGGAGGAACAGATCCTTGTCCGGAGACGGGTCCTGTACATTGGGAGCTCGGTCCCCCTGGAGACCACTGAGGGACTGGAAGCCATACAGCAACCCCTCCGTGACAGATATCCTGTTGGGGACAACGCCCAAATTCAGGGGATAGATGCTTGGGTCAACATACTTCCGTCTGGAATACGCATGCAATATGTGAGAGACGCAAGTACTGTTATAGAGTTTCCTATATTTTCATTGACACTATGTGCGGCAGTCCGACAGGTTCGTTCCGtcaatggcgccactggcgagATGACGTCGAAATTCGTGTCTCTGACGTCACAACAAGCAGGTGGTGCGAATTCCAAAAATCCTGCCATTTTCACCGCGATTACTCGCAGGACAAAGGGGAGGAAAGTGTTGGAATGTCATGGATTTTTATGTGCAAATGATCACGATGCTCTGGAGTTAGTGAAGGCTACCAAATTCATTGATGCTAAGTATAAACAGCGAGGAACCACCAGCAACAGGAGTTCCTTTGTAGCCCCATCACATCCGACTCAAATTCCACAACCACAGAGTGGTCGAGTCGAGAAAATTGTCAATGGAGGTTCCGGTATTCTGAACGGAAATGTGCCAAACGGTAATATGAAGGCAGATTTACATCCATCAGGCTTTAATGACGTACGTTTGCAAACCGGCGAAGTGGTGGAGAGTGTTAAGGATGCCGCGCCCGAGTTTTATGACACTGTCCCTACCACTGGATACTTCTACAGCGGAGCCAATACGGAGGTTAAAAAGTACAACATCGAAAAATTAGGAGAAAAGGCATACTCTGATATTGGACCCTCACGAACACCTCGCCCAATTCAACAGCGGCCGCAGCATCCGACAATATCGGCTCGAGGCGGGCCTATGCCACCACCAATGGTAATACCTGGACCACGTATGATGGGGCCACCGGGTAGACACCCAATGATGGTACCACCCCCACCGGGAAGACCTATAATGGTTGGACCTAGAGCAAGGTTCTTTTCGCCACCGCCGCCCATGATACGGAGACCAATGTATGGTGGCCCGCCGCCACCCCCTGGTGCAATGATGTACGGCCCGCCGCCGCCCCCGATTTACGTTCGAAGACCAAAACAACGTCCACGGTCAGGAAGTCGATCCAACTCTTCATCTTCGGGATCTGAGAGAGGAAGGGATCCGGACGACACATTTGCAAAGAGAATGGCCAACGGGAACTCAGATTCCGGAAGTGATATTTCCGGATACAGACCACCGACGCCGCCGCGCGATTATGAAATGAATCTAGAGGACAGGAAACGAGAGAGATTAAGCAGACGTGATAAACATGAACGCAGACGACGACGAAGCCGGTCTCCCCCCGAGGGAAGGGGTCCACAAAGGATGATGTATCCTGGATATCCGCCCGCCCCATTTATGCACCCGGTTTATGGCCCTATCTATCCTACAATTTACGGATACGGAAGGTCAAGGTCAGTTCCGCCTCCTATGAGGTACCCTACAGACGCAAAACCatcaaaaaagaaagaaaagaagaataagaagaaaaaCCGCAATAATGCACCACCACCCGAGACTGGTTTCGGTGGATACACTTCCGAGATCCCGTTCGGCGCCTTCCCGGCTCCAGGTCCTTACGATTCTCAACTACGACGACCACGTGACTTCCGGCGGGAAGAAAACCAATTTCTAAACGAGAAATCGTTTTCTCAAAGCATGAAAGAACAGACTCGTGTATCTAAAGGCAATCCTAATGGCGACCATTACCCAACAGCATACGAACTCAATAACGCCGGAAATGACGACGATCGGCAAATTGAATCAGAGTTCATTTACTAA